In Desulfofundulus kuznetsovii DSM 6115, the following are encoded in one genomic region:
- the mtaB gene encoding methanol--corrinoid protein co-methyltransferase MtaB: MARYTSMAYQSADEMVFGTAKYPVKYGRDFEVGGGLVYPELVPHPRPGSEETKKSLVREYEKMVNDVLERCVQLGFPGIQVELEHVYQMTRNPDWGGEIAAATKRLMDDYYQKYGLKSAIRATIADYRKPDEENMRDSDALKNILATFEASAAAGADNLSIESMGGKEITDYAIVRQDIRGVLFGIGVLGSRDVEFLWKKIVEIANKYGVTPGGDTDCSQANVAMFMAGGYLDKSVPHTFAAICRAIAAARTLVAYEQGAKGPTKDCGYEDPIIKAIAGIPISMEGKTCACAHSDLLGNLVAAVCDLWSNEAVEYHDMFGGTTAAVFTEILGYDVALMNTAIKMGKAKDLRDMMINSDKYRDTHGFILSPDNAYEIGKAIVSNAESYYSRARAAAIKAAELMRGDSKLLLSDFEKEVLESTYKALLSLPDKEEDFIAECIPVYQKQVKGFKPSNYGL; this comes from the coding sequence ATGGCCAGGTATACTTCCATGGCTTATCAGAGTGCGGACGAGATGGTTTTCGGAACGGCAAAGTATCCGGTTAAATACGGGCGCGACTTTGAGGTCGGGGGCGGTTTGGTTTATCCGGAACTGGTTCCCCATCCGCGGCCTGGTTCCGAGGAAACAAAAAAGAGCCTGGTGCGCGAATATGAAAAAATGGTTAATGATGTTTTAGAGCGCTGTGTTCAGCTGGGTTTCCCCGGGATTCAGGTTGAGCTGGAACACGTTTACCAGATGACCAGGAATCCAGACTGGGGCGGGGAGATCGCTGCCGCGACCAAGCGCCTGATGGATGACTATTACCAGAAATACGGTTTGAAGAGCGCCATCAGGGCCACGATAGCCGACTACCGCAAGCCGGACGAGGAAAATATGCGGGACAGCGATGCCCTGAAAAACATCCTGGCTACCTTCGAGGCTAGCGCAGCTGCCGGAGCGGATAATCTTTCTATTGAGTCTATGGGAGGGAAAGAAATCACCGACTATGCAATTGTTCGCCAGGATATCCGGGGCGTCCTCTTCGGAATCGGCGTGCTGGGCAGCCGCGACGTAGAATTTCTCTGGAAGAAAATTGTCGAAATTGCCAATAAATATGGGGTTACCCCCGGCGGAGATACAGACTGTTCCCAGGCCAACGTAGCCATGTTTATGGCCGGCGGGTACCTGGATAAATCCGTACCGCATACTTTTGCGGCCATTTGCCGTGCCATAGCCGCGGCCCGCACGCTGGTGGCCTACGAGCAGGGGGCAAAGGGGCCGACCAAGGACTGCGGTTATGAGGATCCCATCATCAAGGCAATTGCGGGAATCCCGATCTCCATGGAAGGGAAAACCTGCGCCTGCGCCCATTCCGACCTGCTGGGCAACCTGGTGGCAGCCGTTTGCGACCTTTGGAGCAACGAGGCCGTGGAGTACCACGATATGTTCGGTGGAACCACGGCGGCGGTCTTCACGGAAATTCTGGGCTACGACGTTGCCCTGATGAACACAGCGATCAAAATGGGCAAGGCCAAAGACTTAAGGGATATGATGATTAACTCGGACAAGTACAGGGATACGCACGGGTTCATCCTTTCACCGGACAATGCCTATGAAATCGGAAAGGCTATTGTTAGCAATGCCGAATCTTATTACAGCCGTGCCCGTGCGGCAGCCATTAAGGCCGCCGAACTGATGCGCGGAGACAGCAAGCTGCTTTTGTCGGACTTTGAAAAGGAAGTTCTTGAGTCTACCTACAAAGCGCTTCTCTCCCTGCCTGATAAAGAAGAAGACTTTATTGCCGAATGCATTCCGGTTTACCAGAAGCAGGTTAAGGGCTTCAAACCATCCAATTACGGCCTGTAA
- a CDS encoding cobalamin B12-binding domain-containing protein, whose protein sequence is MYFLDDYSGIFVRYDLKRERGEAKAVAVEDEALQQVIQCVVDGDTDNIGEVVRKALETKDPMEVINALVKGMNEVSRLWDEGVYYLPQAILSSDAMLEGIEICEEKMGKAMEKKGVIITHTAEGDIHDLGQKIVNALLRANGYEVIDLGKDVPVDEVVAAVKQYKPAMLTGTALMTTTMTAFERISKRLTREGISLPFVCGGGAVSEEYVTSFDLGIWGKDASQAPLMAADAVSGKDWRQLREKWNG, encoded by the coding sequence ATGTACTTCCTCGATGATTATTCCGGAATTTTTGTGCGCTACGACCTGAAGCGTGAACGGGGCGAGGCCAAGGCCGTAGCCGTTGAGGATGAAGCTTTGCAACAGGTTATCCAGTGCGTTGTTGACGGTGATACGGACAACATCGGTGAGGTAGTCAGGAAGGCGCTGGAAACCAAGGATCCCATGGAGGTCATTAATGCCCTGGTAAAAGGTATGAACGAAGTCAGCCGGCTGTGGGACGAGGGAGTGTATTATTTACCGCAGGCGATTCTTTCCTCCGATGCCATGCTTGAAGGCATAGAAATATGTGAAGAAAAAATGGGTAAAGCCATGGAGAAGAAAGGCGTCATCATTACGCACACAGCCGAAGGAGATATTCACGACCTGGGTCAGAAAATTGTCAATGCCCTGTTGCGCGCCAACGGGTACGAGGTGATCGACCTGGGCAAGGATGTGCCTGTTGACGAAGTTGTAGCAGCGGTAAAGCAATACAAGCCCGCCATGCTGACCGGCACTGCGCTGATGACCACCACCATGACCGCTTTTGAAAGAATATCCAAGCGCCTGACCCGCGAAGGAATCAGCCTGCCCTTTGTCTGCGGCGGCGGGGCCGTTTCGGAGGAATACGTGACCAGCTTCGACCTGGGTATCTGGGGCAAAGATGCTTCCCAGGCACCGCTGATGGCTGCCGATGCTGTATCTGGTAAGGACTGGCGGCAACTGCGCGAAAAATGGAATGGATAG
- a CDS encoding CobW family GTP-binding protein, with protein MLVDIVNGFLGSGKTTFIQNLVKKLVPLERIVVLVNDFGEIVIDGALLAQNDLDVVELSSGCICCSLAADLGRQLLDIATKVRPDRLIVEPTGVATIQGLLSVIGSLRLEKYIEAVKVILLIDAAEFKDFHAGYRTFVESQISLADIVIINKCDLVSAAEAREIRKTISTVNQRATVVETTFGQVALEQMGAPPAQGDLPGGGGDECLRHHHHHHEKRLPTYQSFSREYKGVFDLKSLQNYFQSLNSLPQGKVVRAKGIFQCPEGWYRIDFVPATGIKANPVTVNLDNSRVLIIGLDLNHLSLAGSLEECRLVPAGGTGV; from the coding sequence TTGCTGGTTGATATCGTTAACGGTTTCCTGGGCAGCGGCAAAACCACCTTTATTCAGAACCTGGTCAAAAAGCTGGTTCCACTCGAGCGGATCGTCGTACTGGTGAATGACTTCGGGGAGATAGTGATTGACGGGGCATTGCTCGCTCAAAACGATCTGGATGTGGTGGAGCTGTCCAGCGGTTGTATCTGCTGCAGCCTGGCGGCCGATTTGGGCAGGCAATTGCTCGATATCGCAACCAAAGTCAGGCCTGACCGGCTGATTGTTGAGCCGACAGGTGTGGCCACAATCCAGGGATTGCTCTCCGTCATCGGCAGCCTGCGTCTGGAAAAGTATATTGAGGCGGTGAAAGTGATCCTTCTCATTGATGCAGCCGAATTTAAGGATTTCCACGCCGGCTACCGTACTTTTGTGGAATCCCAAATTTCCCTGGCCGACATCGTGATCATCAATAAATGCGATCTGGTTTCCGCCGCTGAAGCCCGGGAGATTCGGAAAACGATATCAACAGTCAACCAGCGGGCAACCGTTGTGGAAACTACTTTTGGACAGGTCGCCCTGGAGCAAATGGGTGCCCCACCTGCTCAGGGGGACCTGCCTGGTGGTGGCGGAGACGAATGTCTCCGCCACCACCATCACCACCATGAAAAACGCCTCCCGACCTATCAGAGCTTTTCCCGGGAATACAAAGGAGTTTTTGATTTAAAGAGCCTCCAAAACTATTTTCAAAGTTTGAACAGCTTGCCCCAGGGTAAAGTCGTACGCGCAAAAGGCATCTTCCAGTGCCCGGAAGGGTGGTACCGGATCGATTTCGTCCCGGCGACCGGTATAAAGGCAAATCCCGTAACGGTTAATTTGGATAACAGCAGGGTATTGATAATCGGCCTGGACTTGAATCATTTATCGCTTGCCGGGAGTCTGGAAGAGTGCCGGTTGGTTCCTGCCGGGGGAACGGGGGTATAA
- a CDS encoding methylamine methyltransferase corrinoid protein reductive activase — MAYGIALDLGTSGFRGQAIELDSGDVVATVITSRHPVPGANVMDHLNFAVDFGLEIAHNLVVSAVNQIIERLGVPLEKVTRLAVCGNPIQLSLFEEIEIRDLAYAGERKKRALGVIPPSRDAKILPANQIRGLALLPDAEVYIPPAVRHEIGADALAMMIFSGLLDRSEITLVTDYGTNAEMALKVGDEIFTGSCAAGPALEGQHINYGMLAAPGAISDVCAEGPGHRSYVLDENLIPQAGDLNDLARGTVLEKGSLNATGITGTGVVALIYEGLRASLIRLPEIKVSNGLLHLANGVTFSKRDLEEAGKAIGALRAGYLTLAKEAGIAVKDIHCAYMAGASGTYVDAFKAHQIGMVPPAVKKIYQIGNTSLALARQLVRQPALLSELQDLAGKLRARHCMFGMSKDFANAYLLELSFWGEGMPWEQYWKLAKSFKLPELPLPEGAPEIHRIVSRDIEVLGQRGLNVIEQVGHVYHAFFPGCQLCGLCVEECPEKALDTSETNENRGGLLCLRADRCNGTACLRCERVCPEKIFSLKKFLVCLQDDR; from the coding sequence ATGGCTTATGGAATTGCACTTGACCTGGGAACCAGCGGTTTTCGGGGACAGGCTATCGAGCTTGACAGCGGTGACGTTGTGGCAACTGTAATCACCTCCCGCCATCCCGTACCGGGCGCAAACGTCATGGATCACCTGAACTTTGCCGTTGATTTTGGGCTGGAGATCGCCCACAACCTGGTTGTTTCGGCTGTCAACCAGATTATCGAACGCCTGGGGGTTCCTTTAGAGAAAGTTACTAGACTGGCAGTTTGCGGAAATCCCATTCAATTATCCCTGTTTGAAGAAATCGAAATTCGCGACCTGGCCTACGCCGGCGAACGCAAGAAAAGGGCACTGGGTGTGATTCCCCCCAGCCGGGATGCCAAGATCCTCCCGGCAAACCAGATCCGCGGGTTGGCTTTGCTCCCGGATGCAGAGGTATATATTCCGCCGGCAGTCAGACACGAGATCGGTGCGGACGCCCTGGCCATGATGATTTTTTCAGGCCTTCTGGACAGGTCAGAGATCACCCTGGTGACCGACTACGGGACCAATGCGGAAATGGCCCTCAAAGTGGGCGATGAAATCTTCACGGGATCTTGTGCCGCCGGACCAGCTCTGGAAGGACAGCACATCAACTACGGAATGCTGGCGGCGCCGGGAGCAATTTCCGACGTTTGCGCCGAAGGCCCGGGCCACCGCTCATACGTTTTGGATGAAAACCTTATACCGCAAGCGGGCGACCTGAACGATCTTGCCCGGGGTACCGTCCTGGAAAAGGGATCCCTGAACGCAACCGGGATTACGGGCACAGGTGTTGTAGCGCTAATTTACGAAGGACTGCGGGCCAGCCTCATCCGCCTTCCCGAAATCAAAGTCAGCAACGGCTTACTTCACCTGGCTAACGGGGTTACCTTCAGCAAGCGCGATCTGGAGGAGGCCGGAAAAGCAATCGGCGCTCTGCGGGCCGGCTACCTGACGCTGGCCAAAGAAGCGGGGATTGCGGTGAAAGATATCCACTGTGCGTACATGGCCGGGGCCTCCGGAACTTACGTAGATGCCTTTAAAGCCCACCAGATTGGCATGGTTCCCCCGGCCGTAAAAAAGATTTACCAGATCGGCAATACTTCTCTTGCCTTAGCCAGACAGCTGGTCCGGCAACCTGCATTGCTGTCCGAGCTACAAGATCTGGCGGGGAAGTTAAGGGCCCGGCACTGTATGTTCGGGATGTCGAAAGACTTTGCCAACGCCTACCTGTTAGAGCTATCTTTCTGGGGAGAAGGAATGCCCTGGGAGCAATACTGGAAACTGGCGAAGTCCTTTAAATTACCCGAGCTTCCGTTGCCGGAAGGAGCTCCTGAAATCCACCGGATAGTATCCCGGGATATTGAAGTGCTCGGTCAACGGGGGCTTAACGTGATCGAGCAAGTCGGTCATGTATACCACGCATTTTTCCCCGGTTGCCAGTTGTGCGGACTTTGCGTGGAAGAGTGCCCGGAAAAGGCCCTGGACACATCGGAAACCAACGAAAACAGGGGCGGCTTGCTTTGCCTGAGAGCCGACCGCTGCAATGGAACCGCCTGCCTGCGCTGTGAACGAGTTTGTCCCGAAAAAATTTTTTCTCTAAAAAAATTTCTGGTCTGCTTGCAGGATGACAGATGA
- a CDS encoding uroporphyrinogen decarboxylase family protein, which produces MKAKERILGLLEGRQVDRVACFSGMGTVWGQALKEYGYHFAEVHHTADKLAQVAVFPAQAYEYECAVVPFDICIEAEILGCEANFYPQHKKGLYPKIVRQVISTENDLSLPVPDRVSDRARVPVVTEAIQRVKELVGDKVPVGSYVMGPYTLAGQAMDINMLLRLTIRKPEKIMDLLSRLTELILKLCTCYEEAGVDYLTVREMSATADILPPQIFTKMIKPHLKNIMANIRVPKILHICGNSLPVIHEMLDCGANAISVENKNGLAETRTRTGPEPLVFGNLDGYGVLVNGTPQEVEAEVVRCLIDGTDGLWPSCEISLEAPEENLIAMIKATKKNGDKLWFRAKLRQGNN; this is translated from the coding sequence ATGAAGGCAAAAGAGCGCATCCTGGGGCTATTAGAAGGCAGGCAGGTTGATCGCGTGGCCTGCTTCAGCGGAATGGGCACAGTTTGGGGGCAGGCCCTTAAGGAATATGGCTACCATTTCGCCGAGGTTCACCATACAGCCGACAAATTAGCTCAAGTGGCTGTATTTCCCGCACAGGCGTATGAGTATGAATGTGCGGTGGTCCCCTTTGACATATGCATAGAGGCAGAAATCCTGGGGTGCGAAGCCAATTTTTATCCCCAGCACAAGAAGGGTCTTTATCCGAAAATCGTTCGCCAGGTTATTTCCACAGAAAACGATCTCTCTTTGCCGGTTCCCGACCGGGTAAGCGACAGGGCCCGTGTTCCCGTGGTTACCGAGGCCATCCAGCGGGTAAAAGAACTGGTCGGCGATAAGGTACCTGTCGGATCATATGTGATGGGACCATATACCCTGGCCGGGCAGGCTATGGATATAAACATGCTCCTGCGGCTAACCATCCGCAAACCGGAAAAAATTATGGATTTACTTTCCAGGCTGACGGAATTAATCCTCAAGCTTTGTACCTGCTACGAAGAAGCAGGTGTGGATTACCTTACCGTGCGGGAAATGAGTGCCACGGCAGATATCTTGCCCCCTCAGATATTTACCAAAATGATTAAGCCTCACTTGAAAAACATCATGGCCAATATACGGGTACCAAAGATTCTCCACATCTGCGGCAATTCGCTGCCGGTTATTCACGAAATGCTGGATTGCGGAGCAAATGCCATCAGCGTTGAAAATAAAAACGGACTGGCGGAAACAAGAACTCGGACAGGGCCGGAACCACTTGTCTTTGGTAACCTCGATGGTTACGGGGTGCTGGTTAATGGAACTCCGCAGGAAGTGGAAGCTGAAGTAGTCCGGTGCCTCATAGATGGTACTGACGGTCTCTGGCCCAGTTGTGAAATCTCCCTTGAGGCTCCAGAAGAAAACCTGATCGCCATGATCAAAGCGACCAAAAAAAATGGGGATAAATTATGGTTTAGAGCGAAACTTCGTCAGGGTAACAATTAA
- a CDS encoding corrinoid protein yields the protein MTPEREKEILERLAEAVLNYDEDAVRQAAQEALDEGMDANKAVFDGMVEGMKKAGDLYEQQEYFVPELLMCADAMYAGLEILRPHMQAKKDDSKVKGQVVMGVVQGDVHDIGKNLVKIMFEAAGFEVHDLGKDVPLEKFVEEQLKTDSEIVALSAMMTTTMVGMKDIIKAIKEKNPKAKIMIGGAPVTDEIADRFGADGYAKDASNALKEAINMIASLREL from the coding sequence ATGACACCGGAAAGGGAGAAAGAAATTCTTGAAAGGTTGGCCGAGGCCGTACTGAATTATGACGAGGACGCTGTGCGCCAGGCAGCCCAGGAGGCACTGGATGAAGGCATGGACGCAAACAAAGCCGTTTTTGATGGTATGGTAGAGGGAATGAAGAAGGCCGGTGACCTGTATGAGCAACAGGAATACTTTGTCCCCGAGCTTCTCATGTGCGCCGATGCTATGTACGCCGGTCTGGAAATACTCCGCCCCCATATGCAGGCAAAGAAAGATGATAGTAAAGTTAAAGGCCAGGTGGTCATGGGAGTAGTGCAGGGAGACGTGCACGATATCGGCAAAAACCTGGTGAAGATCATGTTTGAGGCAGCCGGTTTTGAGGTGCACGATCTGGGTAAAGACGTGCCTTTGGAAAAGTTTGTGGAGGAACAACTGAAAACTGATTCGGAGATTGTTGCCCTCTCGGCCATGATGACCACCACCATGGTGGGCATGAAAGATATTATTAAAGCTATTAAGGAGAAGAACCCCAAGGCCAAAATTATGATTGGCGGCGCTCCGGTAACCGATGAAATTGCCGACCGTTTTGGCGCGGATGGTTATGCCAAAGATGCCAGCAACGCCCTAAAGGAAGCCATAAACATGATCGCTTCTTTAAGAGAGTTGTAA
- a CDS encoding ASKHA domain-containing protein codes for MQHQVIFQPSGRRGMVERGITLLEAARELGVDIENLCGGAKVCGKCKVKIEEGFFEKFGIDSSMEHLSPLQEEERDCLTEAELADNYRLACCCEVLGDVLVFVPEESRGAKQVVLETGKERKFNLNPAVRKYYVEMPEATLEDHRGDFERLREALHEQHGLPLDLEIDYFVLRDLPNAVREGQWKVTATVWCDREIIRVEPGLKDTLVGLAVDIGTTTVAAYLCDLRTGQVLVVDSMMNPQVRYGEDVLSRITYSMMNEDGLEKMHQAIIEGLNTLAQRMTEKVGLLPTDIVDMTLVFNTAMQHIALCIDPKFLGRSPFAPGTKQSRNIKARDLGVNICRAAIIHTLPVESGFVGPDNVAVLIAEEPYREPEKIRLIIDIGTNGEIDLGNEKRLLCTSCATGPALEGAQIKFGMRAAPGAIEKIRINPETLEVSYKVIGQEKWYPEIQKTEAKGICGSGIIDMVAQLFRSGVIDRSGRFNMKINHPRVRRGADGKPEFVVAWAEETAIGKDITFTQADVRAVQLAKAALYVGAKYLMEKLGVDKVDSVTLAGAFGSYIDRESAMVIGMFPDCDLENVQAVGNAAGDGAKLALLDVGKREEAAWIARQVEFVETAIEPDFQTRFAAAMALPHSTDKFPHIQHILDAIPKR; via the coding sequence GTGCAGCACCAGGTAATCTTTCAGCCTTCCGGGCGCCGGGGAATGGTGGAGCGCGGTATCACCCTGCTGGAAGCGGCCAGGGAGCTGGGCGTAGACATTGAAAACCTCTGTGGCGGCGCCAAGGTCTGCGGGAAATGCAAGGTTAAAATAGAAGAAGGCTTTTTTGAAAAATTCGGCATCGACTCCAGCATGGAGCATCTTTCCCCACTCCAGGAGGAAGAAAGGGATTGCCTTACCGAAGCGGAACTGGCGGATAATTACCGTCTGGCCTGCTGCTGCGAAGTGCTGGGGGATGTACTGGTCTTCGTGCCCGAAGAAAGCAGGGGAGCCAAGCAGGTGGTGCTGGAAACCGGCAAGGAACGGAAATTCAACCTGAACCCCGCCGTACGCAAATATTATGTGGAAATGCCGGAAGCCACCCTGGAGGACCACCGGGGGGATTTCGAGCGCCTGCGGGAAGCCCTCCACGAGCAGCACGGCCTGCCGCTAGACCTGGAAATCGACTATTTTGTGCTGCGGGACCTGCCCAATGCGGTCCGGGAAGGCCAGTGGAAGGTCACGGCGACTGTCTGGTGTGACAGGGAAATCATCCGGGTGGAACCGGGCTTAAAGGATACCCTGGTCGGCCTGGCGGTGGACATCGGTACCACTACGGTGGCCGCCTACCTCTGCGATTTACGCACCGGCCAGGTGCTGGTGGTAGACTCCATGATGAACCCCCAGGTGCGCTACGGCGAAGATGTGCTCTCCCGGATTACCTACTCCATGATGAATGAGGACGGTCTGGAGAAAATGCACCAGGCCATTATCGAAGGGCTGAACACCCTGGCCCAGCGCATGACCGAAAAGGTCGGCCTTTTGCCCACCGATATCGTTGATATGACCCTGGTCTTCAACACCGCCATGCAGCATATCGCCCTCTGCATTGATCCCAAATTCCTCGGCCGTTCTCCTTTTGCCCCGGGGACCAAGCAATCAAGGAACATCAAGGCCCGCGATCTGGGCGTTAACATCTGTCGCGCCGCCATCATCCATACCCTTCCCGTGGAATCGGGCTTTGTCGGCCCGGACAACGTGGCCGTGCTCATTGCCGAAGAACCTTACCGGGAACCGGAGAAAATCCGCCTCATCATTGACATCGGTACCAACGGGGAAATCGATCTGGGCAACGAAAAGCGTCTGCTCTGCACTTCCTGCGCCACCGGCCCGGCCCTGGAGGGGGCCCAGATCAAGTTCGGCATGCGTGCCGCACCGGGAGCCATTGAAAAGATACGCATCAACCCCGAAACCCTGGAGGTTTCCTACAAGGTTATCGGACAGGAGAAGTGGTACCCGGAAATTCAAAAAACTGAGGCCAAAGGTATTTGTGGTTCCGGGATTATCGATATGGTGGCTCAGCTTTTCCGTTCCGGCGTCATCGATCGCTCCGGCCGGTTTAACATGAAGATCAATCACCCCCGGGTCCGCCGCGGTGCCGACGGTAAACCGGAGTTTGTGGTGGCCTGGGCCGAGGAAACGGCCATCGGCAAGGATATCACCTTCACCCAGGCCGACGTCCGGGCGGTGCAACTGGCCAAGGCGGCCCTGTACGTGGGGGCCAAATATCTGATGGAGAAGCTGGGCGTGGATAAGGTGGACAGCGTCACCCTGGCCGGCGCCTTTGGCAGTTACATTGATCGGGAAAGCGCCATGGTCATCGGTATGTTTCCGGACTGTGATCTGGAAAACGTGCAGGCCGTGGGCAACGCTGCCGGGGACGGCGCCAAGCTGGCCCTGCTGGACGTGGGCAAGCGGGAAGAGGCGGCCTGGATTGCCCGGCAGGTGGAATTTGTGGAAACGGCCATTGAGCCGGACTTCCAGACCCGTTTTGCCGCCGCCATGGCGTTACCGCACTCAACGGATAAGTTCCCGCATATCCAGCACATCCTGGATGCCATTCCCAAACGGTAA
- a CDS encoding tetrahydromethanopterin S-methyltransferase subunit H family protein, translating to MFKLSRPQRVCRIGRWNIGGQPGENPPLLISSMFHNGDKILESRKERKFDREKAKEYVKRQEELSAQTGVPALVAMVATSLDEMKTYIDFFLSISDQPFGIDMWVEKTRLEVAEYIARLGIQDRVLYNSITPWDKDIPGQVARLKELGIKHVVVQAFNQEDQTPKGRVTGLKKMLDIIGEDTFETILVDTAVMNLPSTSFSCIACRLVKEEFGWPAGVASSNGTYMWKAAREMWGSEGFNAMNAAGQAIAALLWSDLLFSGPIVNIPKIIPAVTTASLMLSTLVYDETGKLPPNQDHPLYKFFADFVKQLQ from the coding sequence ATGTTTAAACTGAGCCGTCCGCAGCGGGTGTGCCGCATCGGCCGGTGGAACATCGGTGGGCAGCCCGGGGAAAACCCGCCCCTTTTGATTTCCTCCATGTTCCACAACGGTGATAAAATCCTCGAGTCACGTAAAGAGAGGAAATTTGACCGGGAAAAGGCCAAAGAATATGTTAAACGGCAGGAAGAACTTTCGGCCCAAACGGGCGTACCGGCCCTGGTGGCCATGGTGGCCACGTCTTTGGATGAGATGAAGACCTACATTGACTTTTTCCTGAGCATCAGCGACCAGCCCTTCGGGATCGACATGTGGGTGGAAAAAACCCGCCTGGAAGTGGCCGAATACATTGCCCGGCTGGGCATCCAGGACCGGGTGCTGTACAACAGCATCACCCCCTGGGACAAGGACATCCCCGGCCAGGTGGCCCGCCTGAAGGAACTGGGCATCAAGCACGTGGTGGTCCAGGCCTTCAACCAGGAAGACCAGACCCCCAAAGGGCGGGTAACCGGGCTCAAGAAGATGCTGGACATAATTGGCGAGGATACCTTTGAAACCATCCTGGTGGATACTGCCGTAATGAACCTGCCCTCCACCTCTTTCTCCTGTATTGCCTGCCGGTTGGTCAAGGAGGAGTTTGGCTGGCCCGCCGGGGTGGCTTCCTCCAACGGCACCTACATGTGGAAGGCGGCCCGGGAAATGTGGGGCAGTGAAGGTTTCAACGCTATGAATGCCGCCGGGCAGGCCATTGCCGCCCTGCTCTGGAGCGACCTGCTGTTCAGCGGTCCAATTGTCAACATTCCGAAAATTATCCCTGCCGTCACCACCGCCAGTCTGATGCTGTCAACACTGGTTTACGACGAAACGGGTAAACTGCCGCCGAACCAGGATCACCCCCTGTACAAATTCTTTGCAGACTTTGTGAAGCAGTTGCAGTGA
- a CDS encoding pyridoxamine 5'-phosphate oxidase family protein: MPKVNEEMRNIVEKEQCFIVTADKTGQPSAAPKGSMLVLDEQTLAYGELVGKQTYRNLLENPKVAVVVTDRQALKGYRFMGRAELLSEGPLYDRFAEKFAQMGLPKPKAAVKIIVEEIYDLSVRNPGEKIC, translated from the coding sequence ATGCCTAAAGTTAATGAAGAAATGAGGAATATAGTTGAAAAGGAACAGTGTTTTATTGTTACCGCCGATAAAACGGGGCAGCCTTCCGCTGCCCCCAAGGGCTCCATGCTGGTGCTTGATGAGCAAACACTGGCCTACGGGGAACTGGTAGGCAAACAGACCTACCGCAACCTGCTGGAAAACCCTAAGGTGGCGGTGGTGGTTACCGACCGCCAGGCGCTGAAAGGCTACCGGTTCATGGGCCGGGCTGAGCTGCTCTCCGAAGGGCCACTTTATGACCGTTTTGCCGAAAAGTTTGCTCAAATGGGCCTGCCCAAGCCGAAGGCAGCGGTCAAAATTATTGTGGAAGAAATTTACGATTTGTCTGTGCGCAACCCGGGTGAAAAAATTTGTTAA